One genomic segment of Scophthalmus maximus strain ysfricsl-2021 chromosome 3, ASM2237912v1, whole genome shotgun sequence includes these proteins:
- the hmgcra gene encoding 3-hydroxy-3-methylglutaryl-CoA reductase a: MLTHLFRMHGLLVASHPWEVIVSTVTLTICMMSMNMFTGNDQICGWNFDCPKTEEQILSSDIIILTITRCIAIVYIYFQFQNLRQLGSKYILGIAGLFTIFSSFVFSTVVIHFLDKELTGLNEALPFFLLLIDLSKACALAKYALSSSSPDEVRDNIARGMAVLGPTFTLDALVECLVIGVGTMSGVRQLEIMCCFGCMSVLANYFVFMTFFPACVSLVLELSRESREGRPIWQLSHFSRVMEEEEDNKPNPVTQRVKMIMSLGLVMVHAHSRWIAEPLSINDTLGIPQVGMEFDKFSPRRIEPEKPLWHFYLTRMITMDAEQGICLALALLLSIKYIFFEQVEMESTLSLKNPMTMSAPGLTLRRPTETCCRKEPPAPRPLDRPHSTAVPATGDKEERDEVIRPLSALAAENQSKSTFIVGDEEKELKSEAAVPSLPLEPRGLDQCLAILNNPELGPRFLSDAEVMLLVNSKHIPAYKLEAAMERPERGVAIRRQMISEKLPSPSALSSLPYTHYDYSKVMGTCCENVIGYMPVPVGVAGPLHLDGKQFQVPMATTEGCLVASTNRGCRAIALGGGASSRILADSMTRGPVVKMPSACQAAEVKAWLESADGFQAIKEVFDNTSRFARLQKLLVCVAGRNLYIRFHSKTGDAMGMNMISKGTEQALSRLQQQFPDVQVVAISGNFCTDKKPAAINWIEGRGKSAVCEATIPAKVVREVLKTTTAALVEVNISKNLVGSAMAGSIGGNNAHAANLVAAIYIACGQDPAQSVGSSNCITLIEATGPTGEDLHISCTMPSIELGTVGGGTNLPPQQACLQMLGVQGACQNCPGENARQLARVVCATVLAGELSLMAALAAGHLVKSHMTHNRSKVNLQETPGTCSRKAS, translated from the exons ATGCTGACCCACCTGTTCCGTATGCACGGCCTCCTGGTGGCCTCGCACCCCTGGGAGGTGATCGTCAGCACCGTCACCCTCACCATCTGCATGATGTCCATGAACATGTTCACCGGCAACGACCAGATCTGCGGCTGGAACTTCGACTGCCCCAAGACAGAAGAG CAGATTttgagcagtgacatcatcatcctgACAATCACCCGCTGCATCGCCATCGTCTACATCTACTTCCAGTTCCAGAACCTGAGACAACTCGGATCCAAGTATATTTTAG GCATCGCTGGTCTTTTCACCATATTCTCCAGCTTCGTGTTCAGCACGGTCGTCATTCACTTTCTTGACAAGGAGCTGACAGGCCTCAA CGAGGCTTTGCCCTTCTTCCTGCTTCTCATCGACCTGTCCAAAGCGTGCGCTCTGGCCAAGTACGCCCTGAGCTCCAGTTCCCCG GATGAAGTGAGGGACAACATTGCTCGTGGCATGGCCGTGCTGGGACCGACCTTCACCCTGGACGCCCTGGTGGAGTGCTTGGTGATCGGAGTAGGAACCATGTCAG GCGTGCGGCAGCTGGAGATCATGTGCTGCTTTGGCTGCATGTCCGTCTTGGCCAACTACTTTGTGTTCATGACCTTCTTCCCAGCGTGCGTCTCCCTGGTGCTGGAG TTGTCCCGTGAGAGTCGGGAGGGCCGTCCCATCTGGCAGCTGAGCCACTTCTCCCgcgtgatggaggaggaggaggacaacaaaCCCAACCCGGTCACGCAGAGAGTCAAAATGATCATG TCTCTGGGCTTGGTGATGGTTCACGCCCACAGCCGCTGGATCGCTGAGCCCTTGTCCATCAACGACACATTGGGAATCCCGCAGGTCGGCATGGAGTTTGACAAGTTCTCACCCAGGAGGATCGAGCCAGAGAAACCACTTTGGCATTTCTACCTGACGAG GATGATCACCATGGACGCAGAGCAGGGGATCTGTCTGGCTCTGGCCCTTCTGCTCTCGATCAAGTACATCTTTTTCGAGCAGGTCGAGATGGAGTCCACCCTTTCCCTGAAGAACCCCATGACCATGTCTGCCCCCGGCCTGACCCTGCGGCGGCCCACCGAAACCTGCTGCAGGAAGGAGCCGCCAGCCCCCCGACCCCTGGACCGCCCCCACAGCACGGCTGTCCCGGCAACTGGCGACAAGGAAGAGAGAG ATGAGGTCATCCGGCCCCTGTCGGCCCTCGCTGCGGAGAACCAGTCGAAGAGCACTTTCATCGTGggggatgaagagaaagagctCAAGTCTGAAGCTGCCGTGCCGAGCCTCCCCCTGGAGCCCAGAGGCCTCGACCAGTGTCTCGCCATCCTCAACAACCCTGAg CTCGGGCCTCGTTTCCTGAGTGACGCCGAGGTGATGCTGCTGGTCAACTCCAAACACATCCCTGCGTACAAGCTGGAGGCCGCGATGGAGAGACCCGAGAGGGGCGTGGCCATACGCAGACAGATGATCTCTGAAAAGCTGCCCTCCCCTTCTGCACTCTCCTCCCTGCCGTACACCCACTATGACTACTccaag gTGATGGGCACCTGCTGTGAGAATGTGATCGGCTACATGCCCGTACCGGTGGGCGTGGCCGGGCCGCTGCATCTGGATGGGAAGCAGTTCCAGGTTCCCATGGCAACCACAGAGGGCTGCTTGGTTGCCAGTACCAACCGCGGCTGTCGAGCGATTGCT CTGGGAGGCGGAGCCAGCAGTCGCATCCTGGCCGACAGCATGACTCGAGGACCCGTAGTGAAGATGCCCTCCGCCTGCCAAGCTGCAGAGGTGAAGGCCTGGCTGGAGAGCGCCGACGGTTTCCAGGCCATCAAAGAAGTCTTTGACAACACCAGCAG ATTTGCTCGGCTTCAGAAATTGTTGGTTTGCGTGGCTGGGAGAAATCTGTACATCCGCTTCCATTCCAAGACTGGAGATGCCATGGGGATGAACATGATCTCGAAG GGTACAGAGCAGGCCCTGAgcagactgcagcagcagttccCAGACGTGCAGGTGGTGGCCATCAGTGGGAACTTCTGCACCGACAAGAAACCTGCCGCCATCAACTGGATCGAAGGCAGGGGCAAGTCGGCCGTCTGCGAAGCCACCATCCCCGCGAAAGTGGTCAGAGAG GTTTTAAAAACGACGACAGCGGCTCTGGTGGAGGTGAACATCAGCAAGAACCTGGTGGGCTCGGCCATGGCCGGGAGCATCGGTGGAAACAACGCCCACGCAGCCAATCTGGTGGCCGCGATCTACATCGCCTGTGGACAG gaTCCTGCCCAGTCAGTGGGAAGCAGTAACTGCATCACCCTGATCGAGGCCACAGGGCCGACCGGGGAGGACTTGCACATCAGCTGCACGATGCCGTCTATAGAGCTCGGCACTGTGGGAGGAGGCACCAACCTGCCCCCGCAGCAAGCCTGTCTCCAG atgttggGGGTGCAGGGCGCCTGTCAGAACTGTCCTGGAGAGAACGCCCGGCAGCTGGCCAGGGTGGTGTGTGCCACCGTGCTGGCTGGAGAGCTCTCGCTGATGGCTGCTCTGGCTGCTGGACACCTGGTCAAGAGtcacatgacacacaacag ATCCAAGGTGAATCTACAGGAGACTCCGGGAACGTGCAGCAGGAAAGCCTCTTAA